The genomic region GAAGAAAGCTTCCTGCGCCACCTGCTGCCGCGCGCCACGGTGCTGACGCCGAATCGCCAGGAAGTGCTCCATTTCGGCGCCAGCGAAGTGCTGGGCAGCGCCGTCCGGCGGCTGCTAGAGGGCGGCTGTGCGCACGTGCTCGTCACCGACGCCTTGGGCGCCGGCCACGACATCGTCAACCAGCTTCACAGCCAAGACGGCACGGTCGAAAGATTTCGCCATGGCACGTTTCGACGGCGACTACCACGGCACCGGTTGCACCTTGGCCACCGCGATTGCGTGTGGCCTTGCCCAGGGCCGGTCGGTGCGCCAGGCCGTTGACGAAGGGCAACGGTTCGTCCACCGCGCGGTCGCCAACGCCTGGCGCCCCGGCAGTTGCCAGCACATCCCCCGACGCACACCGAGCCTGAGATCATGACACTGACCCTGCCCCGCCGCGGCCTGTATGCCTTGACTCCCGACCATCCGGGCGACACTTCCATGCTCGTCAAGCGGGTACTCGACGCCATCGCCGGCGGCGTGACGCTGGTGCAGTACCGCGACAAGACGGCCTCGCACGCGGAGCGCCGGGCGCGGGCCGCCGCGCTGGTGGCCGCCTGTCATCAGCGCAAGGTACCGCTCATCGTCAACGATACCGTGGAACTCGCGGTCGAGGTCGGCGCGGCCGGCGTCCATCTCGGGCGCGACGACGGCGACTTGTCGGCGGCGCGTGACGCGCTCGGTGCATCGCGCATCATCGGCGTGTCTTGCTACGACTCCCTGGACCTGGCGCGCGCCGCCGCGGCAGCCGGCGCGGACTATGTCGCATTCGGCAGTTGCTACCCGTCGACCACCAAGCCCCACGCGGTGCGTTGCCCCTTGTCGGTGTTACGCCAGGCGGCCGACGAATTGCCGGTCCCCATCGTTGCGATAGGCGGCATTAGCGCCGAGAATGCCCGCCCATTGGTGAGCGCCGGCGCCAGCCTGCTGGCCGTGATCGGCGCGCTATTCGACGCGCCCGACGTGACGGCCGCGGCTCGCGCTTTCGCGCCCGCCTTCTCGCCCGACCTCAAGCCCTGACATTCGGAACTCTTCATGACCACACGTTCTCAAGCATGGTTCGCCCAAGCCCGGAAAGTGCTGCCGGGCGGCGTCAATTCACCGGTGCGTGCCTTCAATGGCGTAGGCGGGACGCCACTGTATTTCACCAGCGGTGAAGGCGCCTGGCTGACCGACGCCGACGGCAAGCGCTACGTCGATTACATTGGCAGTTGGGGCCCCGCGATCGTCGGTCACGCCCACCCGCAGGTGCTGGCCGCGGTCGCAGCGCAACTGGCCAAGGGCCTTGGCTTCGGCGCCCCCAACGAACTCGAAACCACGCTCGCCGAGCGCATAATCGCCCTCATTCCGAGCGCCGAAAAAGTACGCATGGTCAGTTCCGGCACCGAGGCTGCCATGACCGCCATTCGCCTCGCGCGAGGCATTACCGGTCGCGACCGTATCGTCAAGTTCGAAGGCTGCTACCACGGCCACGCTGATTCCTTGCTGGTGAAGGCGGGCTCCGGCGCCTTGACGTTGGGCGTACCGACCTCACCCGGCGTGCCCGCCGCGCTGGCGGAACTCACCACCACGTTGACCTACAACGACAGCGCGGAAGTCGAGCGCGCCTTCGCGCAATTCGGCGACAGCATCGCCGCCGTGATAGTCGAGCCGGTGGCCGGCAACATGAATTGCATTCCGCCGGCGCCGGGCTTCCTGGAAACGCTGCGCAAGGTCACGGCGCGTCACGGCACGATTCTCATCTTCGATGAAGTGATGACGGGTTTTCGCGTGCATGCCGGCGGCGCGCAGGTGCTCTACAACATCACGCCGGATCTCACCACGCTGGGCAAGGTCATCGGCGGCGGTCTGCCGGTGGGCGCGGTGGCGGGCCCCGCCGTCAACATGGACAAGCTCGCGCCGCTGGGGCCGGTCTACCAGGCCGGCACCCTGTCGGGAAATCCCTTGGCCATGGCCTGCGGCCTGGCGACCTTGGATCTCATCAGCCAGCCGGGTTTCCATACGCGCCTTGCCGCACAGACCCGCAAGCTGTGCGAAGGCATCGAAGCACGCGCCAGGGCCGCCGGCATTCCGCTGGTGACCAACCACGTGTGTGGCATGTTCGGACTGTTCTTCAGCGAGCATCCGGTCGACAGTTTCGCGCGGGTGATGGCGTGTGACGTCGAGCGTTTCAAACGCTTCTTCCACGCCATGCTCGAGCAGGGTGTCAACCTGGCGCCATCGGCCTTCGAAGCCGGTTTCGTTTCCTCGGCGCATGGAGATGCGGAAATCGCCCACACGCTGGACGCGGTGAGCGCGGCGCTGGCGACATGCGGCTAGTTGCGCGCGGCTGAATGCGCGCCTCGCCGACGCAAGGCGCGGCGCGGCCGCGAGCAATCAGAGCTGGTCGGCGGTGAACAGTCCGACGCGCAGGTTGGAACCGGTGTAGATCAACTTGCCGTCGACCTCCATGGTCGCATCGGCGATGCCCATCACCAGGCCGCGCGCGATGATGCGGCGAATATCGACGGTGTAACGCACCAGCTTCTTGTCGGGCGTGACCTGACCGGTGAACTGGATGTCGGCGCCACCGAGTGCGCGCCCGCGTCCCAGTCCGCCTT from Pseudomonadota bacterium harbors:
- a CDS encoding thiamine phosphate synthase, whose amino-acid sequence is MTLTLPRRGLYALTPDHPGDTSMLVKRVLDAIAGGVTLVQYRDKTASHAERRARAAALVAACHQRKVPLIVNDTVELAVEVGAAGVHLGRDDGDLSAARDALGASRIIGVSCYDSLDLARAAAAAGADYVAFGSCYPSTTKPHAVRCPLSVLRQAADELPVPIVAIGGISAENARPLVSAGASLLAVIGALFDAPDVTAAARAFAPAFSPDLKP
- the hemL gene encoding glutamate-1-semialdehyde 2,1-aminomutase, which codes for MTTRSQAWFAQARKVLPGGVNSPVRAFNGVGGTPLYFTSGEGAWLTDADGKRYVDYIGSWGPAIVGHAHPQVLAAVAAQLAKGLGFGAPNELETTLAERIIALIPSAEKVRMVSSGTEAAMTAIRLARGITGRDRIVKFEGCYHGHADSLLVKAGSGALTLGVPTSPGVPAALAELTTTLTYNDSAEVERAFAQFGDSIAAVIVEPVAGNMNCIPPAPGFLETLRKVTARHGTILIFDEVMTGFRVHAGGAQVLYNITPDLTTLGKVIGGGLPVGAVAGPAVNMDKLAPLGPVYQAGTLSGNPLAMACGLATLDLISQPGFHTRLAAQTRKLCEGIEARARAAGIPLVTNHVCGMFGLFFSEHPVDSFARVMACDVERFKRFFHAMLEQGVNLAPSAFEAGFVSSAHGDAEIAHTLDAVSAALATCG